A genomic segment from Nicotiana sylvestris chromosome 1, ASM39365v2, whole genome shotgun sequence encodes:
- the LOC104218709 gene encoding probable GPI-anchored adhesin-like protein PGA55 isoform X2: protein MAVEIFEKKHITEDEGVFPRETHVQKEVGAWNNLVGILQRTKKKFLGNHMEQKSSSTHALASTSDLKDSDNVVSADSHDSGSKNNLKITIHSEKTSVADKEENVDSETSQSSYADMSEPLEVVNMKNTSNSAAPEELLNVSSKECEEIAGQRVNGMSSGASSICGKANCNDGVQLGNICHRPELVEKEREPLLVEEASSSVQISSSGEILSKYEEDIMESCKFSSKLKLERSDTSDSSCGPERVANLLDVSQEKRNNESELEGKNDQMQKEEVISEIVSILKKKGTSNLEQVAYSNSFLPSEATNKWRDVLVKKSVFSASEHRPSEDISSPILISKSKMEEISSVSSNSFQIMSLGDHDMETDHGAGDQIVYPKSEQSVSREFEHLNETSQNTFGKSGVIKSLIECISDLPPREPSVVRTEENVVDRSVDSSRERTANSSIEAETDKQTFDRKESKTSSPGVVGKKEKSRRSNTVLEYLNSGVDFCKSIETKGENASFSENLSDENKVTVKFVNLKATESDVSNALKKFGAIKKVVFPSVKSTKFKVAHVYFESEEGRQKALETSDVSMAKVVLVLEATSPPKGKERMRIPDLIGCPDVPTSLVKHPPRTAMIKNLKHNVSFHDIEKALAFCRSNITGIFFGSSSSIAYVEFETVEDKEIAVEKASLIVLGERLPILRIDTPRTTTIRISNIHFPLSKLVSVCRSFGNVREVLQRASNIVDVRFDFAEWPRMLKILNRLNGVEVDGCQLVAKPAPVYSPNVLNVLWSQPEGRRHLKTTFNDMLLKFGGKGVGAVAMTEVVDNFYTDAQER, encoded by the exons ATGGCTGTGGAGATATTTGAAAAGAA GCATATTACTGAAGATGAAGGAGTCTTTCCTAGAGAAACACATGTCCAGAAGGAAGTAGGTGCATGGAATAATTTGGTAGGCATTCTTCAAAGAACTAAAAAGAAGTTTCTTGGAAATCATATGGAACAGAAGAGCAGTAGCACTCATGCATTAGCTTCCACTTCTGATCTTAAGGATTCTGATAATGTTGTATCTGCTGATAGTCATGATAGCGGAAGTAAGAATAACCTTAAGATTACAATTCATTCAGAAAAGACATCTGTAGCTGATAAGGAAGAAAATGTCGACAGTGAAACATCTCAGTCTTCTTATGCAGACATGAGTGAACCTTTGGAGGTTGTTAATATGAAAAACACTTCAAATTCTGCTGCGCCTGAAGAATTATTAAATGTTTCCTCAAAAGAATGTGAAGAAATCGCTGGCCAAAGAGTAAATGGCATGTCTTCTGGTGCCTCATCTATCTGTggaaaagccaattgcaatgacGGTGTTCAACTTGGTAACATTTGCCACCGTCCAGAGTTAGTTGAGAAAGAGAGAGAACCATTGTTAGTTGAGGAAGCATCATCAAGTGTACAAATCAGTTCTAGTGGAGAGATCCTGTCAAAATATGAGGAAGACATTATGGAGTCGTGTAAATTTTCGTCAAAGTTAAAACTAGAAAGGAGTGATACCTCTGATTCATCTTGTGGCCCAGAGAGGGTGGCCAACTTACTAGATGTTTCTCAGGAAAAGAGAAATAATGAATCAGAGTTGGAGGGTAAGAATGACCAAATGCAAAAAGAGGAAGTAATATCAGAAATTGTTTCAATTTTGAAGAAGAAAGGAACATCCAATCTCGAGCAGGTTGCATATTCTAATAGTTTCTTGCCGAGCGAAGCAACCAACAAATGGCGGGATGTTCTTGTTAAAAAATCAGTTTTCTCTGCTAGTGAACACCGCCCATCCGAAGACATCTCTAGTCCTATCTtaatttctaagtccaaaatggaGGAAATTTCATCAGTATCCAGTAATTCTTTTCAGATAATGAGTTTAGGGGATCACGACATGGAGACTGATCATGGAGCAGGAGATCAGATTGTCTACCCAAAGAGTGAACAATCTGTATCTAGAGAGTTTGAGCATCTTAATGAAACTTCTCAGAATACATTCGGAAAGAGTGGTGTCATAAAGAGCTTAATAGAATGTATCAGCGATCTGCCACCTCGGGAGCCATCTGTTGTTAGGACTGAGGAAAATGTTGTCGACAGAAGTGTTGACAGTTCTAGGGAAAGGACTGCAAATAGCAGTATTGAAGCAGAAACTGATAAGCAGACATTTGACAGGAAAGAAAGTAAGACTTCATCTCCGGGTGTGGTTGGAAAGAAGGAAAAGAGTAGACGATCTAACACAGTCCTCGAATATCTGAACAGTGGGGTTGATTTCTGCAAGTCAATAGAAACTAAGGGTGAGAATGCCTCTTTTTCTGAAAATTTATCTGATGAAAACAAAGTGACGGTAAAGTTTGTGAACTTAAAAGCTACAGAAAGTGATGTCTCTAACGCTCTCAAGAAATTTGGGGCTATTAAGAAGGTTGTATTCCCAAGTGTCAAATCAACTAAATTTAAAGTTGCACATGTTTATTTTGAG TCAGAAGAAGGAAGGCAAAAGGCTCTTGAAACGTCTGATGTGAGCATGGCGAAAGTAGTACTAGTTTTGGAGGCCACTTCTCCTCCGAAAGGGAAAGAGAGGATGCGTATACCTGATTTAATTGGCTGTCCAGACGTTCCTACCTCGTTAGTAAAGCATCCCCCAAGGACAGCTATGATAAAAAATTTGAAACACAATGTGTCCTTTCATGACATTGAAAAAGCGCTCGCCTTCTGCAGAAGCAATATCACTGGAATCTTCTTTGGTTCGTCAAGCTCTATTGCTTATGTGGAATTTGAG ACAGTTGAGGACAAAGAAATTGCTGTTGAGAAGGCTTCTTTGATTGTTCTTGGAGAAAGACTACCGATCTTAAGAATTGATACACCAAGAACAACCACTATAAGGATATCAAATATCCATTTTCCACTGAGTAAACTGGTTTCCGTTTGCCGATCTTTTGGAAATGTTAGGGAAGTCCTCCAAAGAGCTAGCAACATCGTAGATGTGCGGTTCGATTTTGCTGAATGGCCAAGAATGTTAAAGATTTTAAACAG GCTGAACGGAGTTGAAGTAGATGGTTGCCAGTTGGTCGCGAAGCCTGCACCTGTCTATTCCCCTAATGTCCTTAACGTTCTCTGGAGTCAACCGGAGGGGAGAAGACATTTGAAAACCACGTTCAACGACATGCTACTGAAATTCGGGGGAAAAGGTGTGGGTGCAGTTGCTATGACAGAAGTTGTAGACAACTTTTATACTGATGCACAAGAAAGATAA
- the LOC104218709 gene encoding probable GPI-anchored adhesin-like protein PGA55 isoform X1, which translates to MTLSRLLLPRLRSRINILECRRWCSSVNNKGGISQSLKKSEVEQQNAMAVEIFEKKHITEDEGVFPRETHVQKEVGAWNNLVGILQRTKKKFLGNHMEQKSSSTHALASTSDLKDSDNVVSADSHDSGSKNNLKITIHSEKTSVADKEENVDSETSQSSYADMSEPLEVVNMKNTSNSAAPEELLNVSSKECEEIAGQRVNGMSSGASSICGKANCNDGVQLGNICHRPELVEKEREPLLVEEASSSVQISSSGEILSKYEEDIMESCKFSSKLKLERSDTSDSSCGPERVANLLDVSQEKRNNESELEGKNDQMQKEEVISEIVSILKKKGTSNLEQVAYSNSFLPSEATNKWRDVLVKKSVFSASEHRPSEDISSPILISKSKMEEISSVSSNSFQIMSLGDHDMETDHGAGDQIVYPKSEQSVSREFEHLNETSQNTFGKSGVIKSLIECISDLPPREPSVVRTEENVVDRSVDSSRERTANSSIEAETDKQTFDRKESKTSSPGVVGKKEKSRRSNTVLEYLNSGVDFCKSIETKGENASFSENLSDENKVTVKFVNLKATESDVSNALKKFGAIKKVVFPSVKSTKFKVAHVYFESEEGRQKALETSDVSMAKVVLVLEATSPPKGKERMRIPDLIGCPDVPTSLVKHPPRTAMIKNLKHNVSFHDIEKALAFCRSNITGIFFGSSSSIAYVEFETVEDKEIAVEKASLIVLGERLPILRIDTPRTTTIRISNIHFPLSKLVSVCRSFGNVREVLQRASNIVDVRFDFAEWPRMLKILNRLNGVEVDGCQLVAKPAPVYSPNVLNVLWSQPEGRRHLKTTFNDMLLKFGGKGVGAVAMTEVVDNFYTDAQER; encoded by the exons ATGACCCTCTCTCGTCTTCTTTTACCTAGATTACGATCAAGAATCAACATTTTAG AATGTAGAAGATGGTGTTCTTCAGTGAATAATAAGGGCGGAATTTCGCAGTCATTAAAGAAATCAGAAGTGGAGCAGCAGAATGCCATGGCTGTGGAGATATTTGAAAAGAA GCATATTACTGAAGATGAAGGAGTCTTTCCTAGAGAAACACATGTCCAGAAGGAAGTAGGTGCATGGAATAATTTGGTAGGCATTCTTCAAAGAACTAAAAAGAAGTTTCTTGGAAATCATATGGAACAGAAGAGCAGTAGCACTCATGCATTAGCTTCCACTTCTGATCTTAAGGATTCTGATAATGTTGTATCTGCTGATAGTCATGATAGCGGAAGTAAGAATAACCTTAAGATTACAATTCATTCAGAAAAGACATCTGTAGCTGATAAGGAAGAAAATGTCGACAGTGAAACATCTCAGTCTTCTTATGCAGACATGAGTGAACCTTTGGAGGTTGTTAATATGAAAAACACTTCAAATTCTGCTGCGCCTGAAGAATTATTAAATGTTTCCTCAAAAGAATGTGAAGAAATCGCTGGCCAAAGAGTAAATGGCATGTCTTCTGGTGCCTCATCTATCTGTggaaaagccaattgcaatgacGGTGTTCAACTTGGTAACATTTGCCACCGTCCAGAGTTAGTTGAGAAAGAGAGAGAACCATTGTTAGTTGAGGAAGCATCATCAAGTGTACAAATCAGTTCTAGTGGAGAGATCCTGTCAAAATATGAGGAAGACATTATGGAGTCGTGTAAATTTTCGTCAAAGTTAAAACTAGAAAGGAGTGATACCTCTGATTCATCTTGTGGCCCAGAGAGGGTGGCCAACTTACTAGATGTTTCTCAGGAAAAGAGAAATAATGAATCAGAGTTGGAGGGTAAGAATGACCAAATGCAAAAAGAGGAAGTAATATCAGAAATTGTTTCAATTTTGAAGAAGAAAGGAACATCCAATCTCGAGCAGGTTGCATATTCTAATAGTTTCTTGCCGAGCGAAGCAACCAACAAATGGCGGGATGTTCTTGTTAAAAAATCAGTTTTCTCTGCTAGTGAACACCGCCCATCCGAAGACATCTCTAGTCCTATCTtaatttctaagtccaaaatggaGGAAATTTCATCAGTATCCAGTAATTCTTTTCAGATAATGAGTTTAGGGGATCACGACATGGAGACTGATCATGGAGCAGGAGATCAGATTGTCTACCCAAAGAGTGAACAATCTGTATCTAGAGAGTTTGAGCATCTTAATGAAACTTCTCAGAATACATTCGGAAAGAGTGGTGTCATAAAGAGCTTAATAGAATGTATCAGCGATCTGCCACCTCGGGAGCCATCTGTTGTTAGGACTGAGGAAAATGTTGTCGACAGAAGTGTTGACAGTTCTAGGGAAAGGACTGCAAATAGCAGTATTGAAGCAGAAACTGATAAGCAGACATTTGACAGGAAAGAAAGTAAGACTTCATCTCCGGGTGTGGTTGGAAAGAAGGAAAAGAGTAGACGATCTAACACAGTCCTCGAATATCTGAACAGTGGGGTTGATTTCTGCAAGTCAATAGAAACTAAGGGTGAGAATGCCTCTTTTTCTGAAAATTTATCTGATGAAAACAAAGTGACGGTAAAGTTTGTGAACTTAAAAGCTACAGAAAGTGATGTCTCTAACGCTCTCAAGAAATTTGGGGCTATTAAGAAGGTTGTATTCCCAAGTGTCAAATCAACTAAATTTAAAGTTGCACATGTTTATTTTGAG TCAGAAGAAGGAAGGCAAAAGGCTCTTGAAACGTCTGATGTGAGCATGGCGAAAGTAGTACTAGTTTTGGAGGCCACTTCTCCTCCGAAAGGGAAAGAGAGGATGCGTATACCTGATTTAATTGGCTGTCCAGACGTTCCTACCTCGTTAGTAAAGCATCCCCCAAGGACAGCTATGATAAAAAATTTGAAACACAATGTGTCCTTTCATGACATTGAAAAAGCGCTCGCCTTCTGCAGAAGCAATATCACTGGAATCTTCTTTGGTTCGTCAAGCTCTATTGCTTATGTGGAATTTGAG ACAGTTGAGGACAAAGAAATTGCTGTTGAGAAGGCTTCTTTGATTGTTCTTGGAGAAAGACTACCGATCTTAAGAATTGATACACCAAGAACAACCACTATAAGGATATCAAATATCCATTTTCCACTGAGTAAACTGGTTTCCGTTTGCCGATCTTTTGGAAATGTTAGGGAAGTCCTCCAAAGAGCTAGCAACATCGTAGATGTGCGGTTCGATTTTGCTGAATGGCCAAGAATGTTAAAGATTTTAAACAG GCTGAACGGAGTTGAAGTAGATGGTTGCCAGTTGGTCGCGAAGCCTGCACCTGTCTATTCCCCTAATGTCCTTAACGTTCTCTGGAGTCAACCGGAGGGGAGAAGACATTTGAAAACCACGTTCAACGACATGCTACTGAAATTCGGGGGAAAAGGTGTGGGTGCAGTTGCTATGACAGAAGTTGTAGACAACTTTTATACTGATGCACAAGAAAGATAA
- the LOC104218710 gene encoding uncharacterized protein yields MNSFKFYLPILVLLQILTSSLATLYPVSVANILNAPLTIHCIAQGQNVSRDNAPAGFVLNMSIDTNLANPTATCQLSSGNLQGNFVVFDPSKEPNRCFNGRCLWQARPDGLYLVINGQFSLVYKWP; encoded by the coding sequence ATGAATTCCTTCAAATTCTATCTCCCAATTCTTGTCCTTTTACAAATTTTAACATCTTCTTTAGCTACACTTTATCCAGTTTCTGTTGCTAATATATTGAATGCACCATTAACTATCCATTGCATAGCACAAGGACAAAATGTTAGTAGAGACAATGCCCCTGCTGGTTTTGTTCTTAATATGTCTATTGACACAAATCTTGCTAATCCAACTGCTACATGTCAACTAAGTTCTGGAAATTTGCAAGGGAATTTTGTGGTTTTTGATCCTTCAAAAGAACCTAACAGATGTTTTAATGGAAGATGTCTCTGGCAAGCAAGACCAGATGGGCTTTACCTTGTTATTAATGGCCAGTTTAGTTTAGTGTATAAGTGGCCATAA